One Tubulanus polymorphus chromosome 5, tnTubPoly1.2, whole genome shotgun sequence DNA segment encodes these proteins:
- the LOC141905464 gene encoding guanine nucleotide-binding protein subunit beta-5-like produces the protein MAAEGLRVEHQQDTIEALSREAETLKAKLDEEKRKLNDVDLTCVAQKLDSLSNFNIKQRRALKGHQGKVLCMDWCQDKRHVVSSSQDGKMIVWDAFTTNKEHAVTIPTTWVMACAYGPSGSVVACGGLDNKCTLYPLSLDEDPALKKKTVASHTSYLSCCTFTHSDQQILTGSGDGTCALWDVESSTMIQSFHGHMGDVMSIHLSPAETGHSFVSGGCDRSANIWDMRTGQCVQQFEGHESDINSVRYYPSGDAFASGSDDSTCRLFDLRADREVSHYKKESIIFACNSVDFSVSGRLLFAGYDDHTVNVWDVLKGNRIAILYGHDNRVSCLAVSPDGTALCTGSWDYTLRVWA, from the exons ATGGCTGCCGAGGGTTTGAGGGTCGAACATCAGCAAGACACGATCGAAGCTCTGAGTCGCGAAGCTGAGACCCTCAAAGCGAAATTAGACGAGGAAAAGAGGAAACTGAACGATGTAGATC ttacgtgcgttgctcaaaagttggacAGCTTAAGCAACTTCAATATCAAGCAACGAAGAGCACTGAAAGGTCATCAGGGCAAGGTGCTGTGTATGGACTGGTGTCAGGACAAACGACATGTTGTCAGTTCCTCTCAG GATGGGAAAATGATCGTTTGGGATGCATTTACAACCAATAAA GAACATGCAGTGACTATACCAACAACATGGGTGATGGCATGTGCGTATGGACCATCGGGATCTGTAGTTGCCTGCGG GGGCTTGGATAATAAATGCACGTTATATCCGCTTAGCTTAGACGAAGACCCTGCCCTGAAAAAGAAGACGGTAGCCTCTCATACTAGTTATTTATCGTGCTGCACATTCACTCATTCGGATCAACAG atACTTACCGGTAGCGGCGACGGTACGTGCGCGCTTTGGGATGTGGAGAGTTCGACGATGATTCAGAGTTTCCACGGTCATATGGGTGATGTGATGAGTATTCACCTGTCACCGGCTGAAACTGGTCATTCATTTGTTTCTGGG GGTTGTGATCGTTCAGCTAATATTTGGGATATGAGAACCGGTCAATGCGTTCAACAGTTCGAAGGTCATGAATCGGATATCAACAGTGTAAGATATTACCCGAGTGGAGACGCTTTCGCTTCTGGATCCGATGATTCAACT TGTCGTTTATTTGATCTTCGAGCCGATCGTGAAGTGTCACATTACAAAAAAGAGAGTATCATATTCGCGTGTAATTCTGTAGATTTCTCCGTTAGTG GTCGTCTTCTATTTGCTGGTTATGATGATCATACAGTGAACGTATGGGATGTATTGAAAGGCAATCGTATAGCTATACTCTACGGCCATGATAACAGAGTGAGTTGTTTAGCTGTTTCACCTGACGGTACTGCTCTATGCACGGGAAGCTGGGATTATACCTTACGG
- the LOC141905311 gene encoding basigin-like: MGSFNGYALLPVFVLASVCAGLGEAVSLLPIGGQIVVKNGTALDIICSGDKDVILKHFIQKVTLDQNDAGWKCPGNCNLNIDSGAQGTKYTLSIKDVQVDHQGQYVCESTQNQSDQKKIMVYVASIIPHNGTLVDESEPVTISCDMTELNGVSVQFARDGKILETDEHYNFSPINQSLTFLKPTRKDVGPYECIFTNDLIKSTGKESINGTVFLLGGPFVDKFERPSKNLVEEDSTVINCKVFGKPLPSITWWKDGVKLTVNGTFNFTAYQGVPNATLVMKDLKQHHRGDYTCVADIGGISANATLLIRVKDKYAALWPFLGIVAEVVIVCAIIFIYEKRRGKRTDDDDVPPTKTNAHDAKSEEVRQRNVKT; this comes from the exons ATGGGTTCATTTAACGGGTACGCTTTACTACCGGTCTTTGTGCTTGCAAGCGTGTGTGCTGGACTCGGCGAAG CTGTGTCATTACTTCCAATTGGCGGCCAAATAGTGGTTAAAAATGGTACAGCCTTGGATATCATTTGTTCGGGCGATAAGGACGTGATTCTTAAACACTTCATACAAAAAGTTACGCTAGATCAAAACGATGCGGGTTGGAAATGTCCGGGCAATTGTAACCTGAACATTGACTCAGGTGCCCAAGGTACCAAGTACACTCTGAGCATTAAAGACGTTCAGGTTGATCACCAAGGACAATATGTTTGTGAAAGTACCCAAAACCAGAGCGATCAAAAAAAGATTATGGTATATGTTGCGTCCA ttaTCCCTCATAACGGTACGCTGGTAGACGAAAGCGAACCGGTGACGATATCGTGCGATATGACCGAGTTGAACGGCGTATCGGTGCAGTTCGCTCGCGACGGCAAGATTCTAGAGACCGACGAACACTACAATTTCTCACCCATAAATCAGTCGTTGACGTTCCTTAAACCAA cgAGGAAAGATGTCGGTCCTTACGAATGTATATTCACCAATGATTTGATCAAGTCGACCGGAAAGGAAAGCATCAACGGCACTGTATTTTTATTAG GAGGACCATTTGTCGATAAATTCGAACGTCCGTCGAAGAACCTGGTCGAAGAAGACAGCACGGTGATTAACTGTAAAGTATTCGGTAAACCTCTGCCATCGATCACCTGGTGGAAAGACGGAGTGAAACTGACCGTAAACGGCACGTTCAATTTCACCGCGTATCAAGGAGTTCCGAACGCGACTCTCGTTATGAAAGATCTGAAACAGCACCATCGCGGCGACTACACGTGCGTCGCTGACATCGGTGGAATTTCAGCCAATGCGACTCTTCTTATTCGCGTAAAAG ACAAATATGCAGCATTGTGGCCTTTCCTAGGAATAGTAGCTGAAGTGGTGATAGTTTGcgctattattttcatttatgaaaagAGACGTGGAAAGCGTACCGATGACGATGATGTGCCACCTACAAA GACCAACGCGCATGATGCAAAATCCGAAGAAGTTCGCCAACGCAACGTCAAAACATAA
- the LOC141905618 gene encoding uncharacterized protein LOC141905618 isoform X2, protein MADEEEGMQDLIKLHRNRPNYARMISWELLAEEQTEECETEGIDEKDSGVMTGLIFSKSDAEFTSGDEYFSATEGISDPRGRGGAARDSVPEPARSERKSQSKKRRKQNKLRRLQEHEFSAPFQDIPSDILIKDGDDVRIYRNVPSLSELCLHVCNFGRIETVPPGLRPAVHTYRQKKAFQSRHLKWLHSILAHLQKEHEEEKKRQMKSKKEKNFEIGICGSIDSIWKPFEGDDGYDFPIRANVYLRSDTFPYDPYHYNDWVPEILGQCIELMLPSTVRRRHASTSKKPTNDEDILTEAITAAIISVKMALMKRYPALIKDFYPVALGYALWSRGVIYGAAQAFILAIESKSPALNQESKGFLHCEIGRMYAMFGDLEEAGRSFMDTASVSVLKNDAEQAYDERYRPVGFLLQALVTESGTLDEHRALNVRLAWNSMIENDFYLMYEDEAGNSQHSFYYNNGHKNVLYAHAASSLIKYTTGYADNGKFDMDEWFHSVTKLLLKWAERSAVFRFYLTFINALKGRIHECTHQFEYYKMENIYEGFDGSVYSPSAASSGNRISINPWQAVLDQAVEQKRTIRPIKLLWRKMLVLPAQLDSIEHLPSDLCLNLIDMRLTEEGLLTGNISLHRPALLSIHFDPYTGRLIFPSIPAHSQPLHDLPYLSYFHGMSYSEYTGPLWIRLIESSNFSFDFYCVVSLDFGHRISKCIELIWSTPDGHKTTIDLRKLLRLKQKEIIDCSSPETMQQIIVKEDFGSDFTGPPTTRVLNDFDTSCPWSDIYCVLSGNKKSDTVCEMFDIRGDSWSVMKEVDPIICHGYGCINWKACINSTIYGCCSKNESNMVFAANRDGLHTKAFVGDICDLRQVEDFFILVTQNGFHVIDPTWIQAAPVHCTDFSKLSMKVDTDDMLIQKPQHHEITVINSRLKNQSSNRVISMGIAWFGHVLLLEAPYGTSLTSTDKKLEVDIVLEVKVVGYPRELCLMPNEAGFLVTTTLVEDMFAEFWQDLYQFNYDGQLCRVLTGLGGESCMFKTVYLEENCQLKKDNDQFGNAGWHVYFCDHAGAIACFNASDRF, encoded by the exons ATGGCTGATGAGGAAGAAGGGATGCAAGATTTGATTAAGCTTCATCGTAATCGCCCGAACTATGCGAGAATGATATCATGGGAGTTGCTGGCAGAAGAACAGACTGAAGAATGTGAAACTGAAGGGATTGATGAAAAAGATTCAGGGGTGATGACTGGACTGATTTTTTCG aaaagcGACGCTGAATTTACATCTGGTGATGAGTATTTTTCTGCAACTGAAGGAATATCCGACCCTCGCGGGCGAGGAGGGGCTGCTCGGGATTCCGTTCCTGAACCCGCTCGCAGCGAACGTAAATCGCAATCGAAAAAACGTCGCAAACAGAATAAACTTCGTCGCCTTCAAGAACACGAGTTTTCGGCGCCGTTCCAAGATATTCCGTCGGACATTCTGATAAAAGATGGCGACGATGTTCGGATCTATCGCAACGTGCCGTCGTTGTCAGAGTTATGTTTACACGTGTGTAATTTCGGTCGTATCGAAACAGTGCCGCCCGGATTACGACCAGCTGTCCACACTTATAGACAAAAGAAAGCTTTTCAAAGTCGACATCTGAAATGGCTTCACAGTATCCTCGCGCACTTACAGAAAGAACacgaagaagaaaagaaaagacaGATGAAgagtaaaaaagaaaagaatttcgAAATCGGCATATGCGGCAGTATAGATTCTATTTGGAAGCCCTTTGAGGGAGATGATGGATATGATTTCCCGATACGGGCAAATGTTTATTTGAGATCAGATACATTCCCGTATGATCCTTATCACTACAATGATTGGGTGCCTGAAA TTTTAGGACAGTGTATTGAACTTATGTTACCGAGCACTGTCAGACGCCGACACGCTTCCACCTCTAAAAAGCCGACCAATGATGAAGATATCCTCACTGAAGCGATAACAGCAGCTATTATCTCTGTGAAAATGGCTCTTATGAAGAG gtATCCTGCGCTAATTAAAGATTTCTACCCGGTCGCTTTGGGATATGCTTTATGGAGTCGAGGTGTTATTTACGGAGCTGCTCAGGCGTTTATACTTGCGATTGAATCGAAGTCACCTGCTTTAAACCAAG AATCGAAAGGTTTTCTACATTGTGAAATCGGTAGAATGTATGCAATGTTTGGTGATCTGGAAGAAGCTGGTAGAAGCTTCATGGATACGGCATCTGTATCTGTGCTGAAGAATGATGCCGAGCAAGCTTATGATGAAAGATACAGACCAGTTGGTTTTCTCTTACAAGCTTTAGTAACTGAATCAGG AACTCTCGATGAACACCGAGCTTTGAACGTGAGATTGGCATGGAATAGTATGATTGAGAATGATTTCTATTTGATGTATGAAGATGAGGCTGGTAATTCACAGCACTCCTTTTATTATAACAATGGACATAAGAATGTATTGTACGCACATGCTGCCAGTTCTCTGATCAAATATACAACAGGATACGCTGACA ATGGTAAATTTGATATGGACGAATGGTTCCATAGCGTTACAAAACTGCTTCTGAAGTGGGCTGAAAGAAGTGCAGTGTTCAGATTTTATTTGACTTTCATCAACGCATTGAAAGGTCGAATACACGAATGTACACATCAATTTGAATACTACAAAATGGAAAACAT ATATGAAGGCTTCGATGGTAGTGTTTATTCTCCATCAGCTGCTTCTTCTGGAAATAGGATTTCAATAAATCCATGGCAAGCTGTTCTTGATCAAGCTGTAGAGCAAAAACGCACTATTCGTCCCATCAAGTTATTGTGGCGTAAGATGCTTGTATTACCAGCTCAATTAGATAGCATTGAACATCT CCCATCTGATCTTTGCTTAAACTTAATCGACATGCGACTGACCGAAGAAGGGCTTTTGACTGGTAATATCAGTTTGCATCGACCAGCATTACTGTCCATACATTTTGATCCATATACTGG AAGACTCATTTTTCCCAGTATACCAGCACATAGTCAACCACTGCATGATTTGCCATATTTGTCATACTTTCATGGCATGTCATATAGCG aATATACGGGTCCTCTTTGGATAAGGTTGATTGAAAGTAGTAATTTCTCTTTTGATTTCTACTGCGTTGTATCACTTGACTTTGGCCATCGAATTTCTAAGTGCATCGAACTGATTTGGTCGACTCCAGACGGACACAAAACGACGATTGATCTTCGAAAACTTTTGCGTCTCAAACAGAAAGAG ATAATTGACTGTTCCTCGCCCGAAACTATGCAACAAATAATTGTGAAAGAAGATTTTGGAAGTGATTTTACGGGGCCTCCTACCACCCGAGTTCTAAACGATTTCGATACAAGTTGTCCATGGTCCGATATCTACTGCGTTCTAAGTGGTAATAAAAAAAGTGATACTGT ATGTGAGATGTTTGACATTAGAGGTGACAGTTGGTCGGTGATGAAAGAGGTTGATCCTATCATATGTCATGGTTATGGTTGTATAAATTGGAAGGCTTGCATCAATAGTACAATCTATGGATGTTGCTCGAAGAATGAAAGTAACAT GGTGTTTGCCGCTAATAGAGATGGCTTACACACAAAAGCGTTTGTCGGTGATATCTGTGATCTTCGGCAAGTTGAAGATTTTTTCATCCTGGTGACGCAGAATGGATTTCATGTCATTGATCCGACATGGATCCAGGCAGCTCCAGTACACTGCACTGACTTCAG CAAACTGAGCATGAAGGTCGATACTGATGATATGTTGATTCAGAAACCTCAGCATCATGAGATAACGGTAATAAATTCTAGATTGAAAAATCAATCGAGCAATCGAGTAATCAGTATGGGAATTGCCTGGTTTGGTCATGTTCTGTTGCTGGAAGCACCGTACGGAACCTCTTTGACATCAAC TGATAAGAAATTGGAGGTAGATATTGTATTAGAAGTAAAGGTTGTCGGATATCCACGAGAATTATGCTTGATGCCTAATGAAG CTGGATTTCTAGTAACTACTACTCTAGTAGAAGACATGTTTGCAGAATTCTGGCAAGATCTTTATCAGTTTAACTACGATGGTCAACTTTGTCGTGTTTTAACCGGTCTTGGAGGAGAAAGCTGTATGTTCAAAACTGTTTACTTGGAAGAAAATTGTCAACTGAAAAAAGACAACGATCAGTTTGGAAATGCTGGTTGGCATGTATATTTCTGTGATCACGCAGGTGCAATTGCTTGTTTTAATGCAAGCGACCGATTCTAA
- the LOC141905618 gene encoding uncharacterized protein LOC141905618 isoform X1 codes for MADEEEGMQDLIKLHRNRPNYARMISWELLAEEQTEECETEGIDEKDSGVMTGLIFSKSDAEFTSGDEYFSATEGISDPRGRGGAARDSVPEPARSERKSQSKKRRKQNKLRRLQEHEFSAPFQDIPSDILIKDGDDVRIYRNVPSLSELCLHVCNFGRIETVPPGLRPAVHTYRQKKAFQSRHLKWLHSILAHLQKEHEEEKKRQMKSKKEKNFEIGICGSIDSIWKPFEGDDGYDFPIRANVYLRSDTFPYDPYHYNDWVPEILGQCIELMLPSTVRRRHASTSKKPTNDEDILTEAITAAIISVKMALMKRYPALIKDFYPVALGYALWSRGVIYGAAQAFILAIESKSPALNQESKGFLHCEIGRMYAMFGDLEEAGRSFMDTASVSVLKNDAEQAYDERYRPVGFLLQALVTESGTLDEHRALNVRLAWNSMIENDFYLMYEDEAGNSQHSFYYNNGHKNVLYAHAASSLIKYTTGYADNGKFDMDEWFHSVTKLLLKWAERSAVFRFYLTFINALKGRIHECTHQFEYYKMENIYEGFDGSVYSPSAASSGNRISINPWQAVLDQAVEQKRTIRPIKLLWRKMLVLPAQLDSIEHLPSDLCLNLIDMRLTEEGLLTGNISLHRPALLSIHFDPYTGRLIFPSIPAHSQPLHDLPYLSYFHGMSYSEYTGPLWIRLIESSNFSFDFYCVVSLDFGHRISKCIELIWSTPDGHKTTIDLRKLLRLKQKEWSLEKLQKACSKALKHSPFRPDNEKYLLSLIEDNFENGWSCALNDIKNVAMFLPSFEKEISNPKLCTKEKLKLKKQYLSRHRKPFSAYLQRCVTYRTNHIVLTFNIATVIIDCSSPETMQQIIVKEDFGSDFTGPPTTRVLNDFDTSCPWSDIYCVLSGNKKSDTVCEMFDIRGDSWSVMKEVDPIICHGYGCINWKACINSTIYGCCSKNESNMVFAANRDGLHTKAFVGDICDLRQVEDFFILVTQNGFHVIDPTWIQAAPVHCTDFSKLSMKVDTDDMLIQKPQHHEITVINSRLKNQSSNRVISMGIAWFGHVLLLEAPYGTSLTSTDKKLEVDIVLEVKVVGYPRELCLMPNEAGFLVTTTLVEDMFAEFWQDLYQFNYDGQLCRVLTGLGGESCMFKTVYLEENCQLKKDNDQFGNAGWHVYFCDHAGAIACFNASDRF; via the exons ATGGCTGATGAGGAAGAAGGGATGCAAGATTTGATTAAGCTTCATCGTAATCGCCCGAACTATGCGAGAATGATATCATGGGAGTTGCTGGCAGAAGAACAGACTGAAGAATGTGAAACTGAAGGGATTGATGAAAAAGATTCAGGGGTGATGACTGGACTGATTTTTTCG aaaagcGACGCTGAATTTACATCTGGTGATGAGTATTTTTCTGCAACTGAAGGAATATCCGACCCTCGCGGGCGAGGAGGGGCTGCTCGGGATTCCGTTCCTGAACCCGCTCGCAGCGAACGTAAATCGCAATCGAAAAAACGTCGCAAACAGAATAAACTTCGTCGCCTTCAAGAACACGAGTTTTCGGCGCCGTTCCAAGATATTCCGTCGGACATTCTGATAAAAGATGGCGACGATGTTCGGATCTATCGCAACGTGCCGTCGTTGTCAGAGTTATGTTTACACGTGTGTAATTTCGGTCGTATCGAAACAGTGCCGCCCGGATTACGACCAGCTGTCCACACTTATAGACAAAAGAAAGCTTTTCAAAGTCGACATCTGAAATGGCTTCACAGTATCCTCGCGCACTTACAGAAAGAACacgaagaagaaaagaaaagacaGATGAAgagtaaaaaagaaaagaatttcgAAATCGGCATATGCGGCAGTATAGATTCTATTTGGAAGCCCTTTGAGGGAGATGATGGATATGATTTCCCGATACGGGCAAATGTTTATTTGAGATCAGATACATTCCCGTATGATCCTTATCACTACAATGATTGGGTGCCTGAAA TTTTAGGACAGTGTATTGAACTTATGTTACCGAGCACTGTCAGACGCCGACACGCTTCCACCTCTAAAAAGCCGACCAATGATGAAGATATCCTCACTGAAGCGATAACAGCAGCTATTATCTCTGTGAAAATGGCTCTTATGAAGAG gtATCCTGCGCTAATTAAAGATTTCTACCCGGTCGCTTTGGGATATGCTTTATGGAGTCGAGGTGTTATTTACGGAGCTGCTCAGGCGTTTATACTTGCGATTGAATCGAAGTCACCTGCTTTAAACCAAG AATCGAAAGGTTTTCTACATTGTGAAATCGGTAGAATGTATGCAATGTTTGGTGATCTGGAAGAAGCTGGTAGAAGCTTCATGGATACGGCATCTGTATCTGTGCTGAAGAATGATGCCGAGCAAGCTTATGATGAAAGATACAGACCAGTTGGTTTTCTCTTACAAGCTTTAGTAACTGAATCAGG AACTCTCGATGAACACCGAGCTTTGAACGTGAGATTGGCATGGAATAGTATGATTGAGAATGATTTCTATTTGATGTATGAAGATGAGGCTGGTAATTCACAGCACTCCTTTTATTATAACAATGGACATAAGAATGTATTGTACGCACATGCTGCCAGTTCTCTGATCAAATATACAACAGGATACGCTGACA ATGGTAAATTTGATATGGACGAATGGTTCCATAGCGTTACAAAACTGCTTCTGAAGTGGGCTGAAAGAAGTGCAGTGTTCAGATTTTATTTGACTTTCATCAACGCATTGAAAGGTCGAATACACGAATGTACACATCAATTTGAATACTACAAAATGGAAAACAT ATATGAAGGCTTCGATGGTAGTGTTTATTCTCCATCAGCTGCTTCTTCTGGAAATAGGATTTCAATAAATCCATGGCAAGCTGTTCTTGATCAAGCTGTAGAGCAAAAACGCACTATTCGTCCCATCAAGTTATTGTGGCGTAAGATGCTTGTATTACCAGCTCAATTAGATAGCATTGAACATCT CCCATCTGATCTTTGCTTAAACTTAATCGACATGCGACTGACCGAAGAAGGGCTTTTGACTGGTAATATCAGTTTGCATCGACCAGCATTACTGTCCATACATTTTGATCCATATACTGG AAGACTCATTTTTCCCAGTATACCAGCACATAGTCAACCACTGCATGATTTGCCATATTTGTCATACTTTCATGGCATGTCATATAGCG aATATACGGGTCCTCTTTGGATAAGGTTGATTGAAAGTAGTAATTTCTCTTTTGATTTCTACTGCGTTGTATCACTTGACTTTGGCCATCGAATTTCTAAGTGCATCGAACTGATTTGGTCGACTCCAGACGGACACAAAACGACGATTGATCTTCGAAAACTTTTGCGTCTCAAACAGAAAGAG TGGAGTTTGGAAAAATTACAGAAAGCATGCTCAAAAGCGCTAAAACATTCGCCTTTCCGTCctgacaatgaaaaataccttttatCCCTCATTgaggataattttgaaaatggttgGTCATGTgcattgaatgatataaaa aacgTGGCAATGTTCCTGCCTAGCTTCGAGAAGGAGATATCTAATCCTAAGCTGTGCACGAAAgagaaattaaaactaaaaaagCAGTATCTTTCACGACACAGAAAACCGTTTAGCGCTTATTTACAAAGATGTGTAACCTACAGAACGAATCATATAGTTTTAACCTTTAATATAGCCACTGTG ATAATTGACTGTTCCTCGCCCGAAACTATGCAACAAATAATTGTGAAAGAAGATTTTGGAAGTGATTTTACGGGGCCTCCTACCACCCGAGTTCTAAACGATTTCGATACAAGTTGTCCATGGTCCGATATCTACTGCGTTCTAAGTGGTAATAAAAAAAGTGATACTGT ATGTGAGATGTTTGACATTAGAGGTGACAGTTGGTCGGTGATGAAAGAGGTTGATCCTATCATATGTCATGGTTATGGTTGTATAAATTGGAAGGCTTGCATCAATAGTACAATCTATGGATGTTGCTCGAAGAATGAAAGTAACAT GGTGTTTGCCGCTAATAGAGATGGCTTACACACAAAAGCGTTTGTCGGTGATATCTGTGATCTTCGGCAAGTTGAAGATTTTTTCATCCTGGTGACGCAGAATGGATTTCATGTCATTGATCCGACATGGATCCAGGCAGCTCCAGTACACTGCACTGACTTCAG CAAACTGAGCATGAAGGTCGATACTGATGATATGTTGATTCAGAAACCTCAGCATCATGAGATAACGGTAATAAATTCTAGATTGAAAAATCAATCGAGCAATCGAGTAATCAGTATGGGAATTGCCTGGTTTGGTCATGTTCTGTTGCTGGAAGCACCGTACGGAACCTCTTTGACATCAAC TGATAAGAAATTGGAGGTAGATATTGTATTAGAAGTAAAGGTTGTCGGATATCCACGAGAATTATGCTTGATGCCTAATGAAG CTGGATTTCTAGTAACTACTACTCTAGTAGAAGACATGTTTGCAGAATTCTGGCAAGATCTTTATCAGTTTAACTACGATGGTCAACTTTGTCGTGTTTTAACCGGTCTTGGAGGAGAAAGCTGTATGTTCAAAACTGTTTACTTGGAAGAAAATTGTCAACTGAAAAAAGACAACGATCAGTTTGGAAATGCTGGTTGGCATGTATATTTCTGTGATCACGCAGGTGCAATTGCTTGTTTTAATGCAAGCGACCGATTCTAA